The genome window CCATCTTTGTATGCATGTGAGAGAGACTAACAGGGGGTAACTGGGTGCAGTAATATCAGGAACATGcaggcaaaagaaaagaaaagaaaatgggaTCCAGGTCGTTTCAGGCAAGAGCAGTAAGTCCTCGGtcaatgtttctctgtgtctcacacacacatgtaaagtATTTGTTTGGCAGCCGGTTTCCTGCATTGTGGGTGGTGTGGCTTTGATTAACAGAGCGAATAGATGGTAACTAATATTCATGATCCTTCTATTTTCTTCACCAGCATGACATTTTGGGCAAGGAGTCACCCAGTGATGTTTCCACATGTCCATACAGATCACTGgagtaaaatgaaaacaatggtATGTAAGagttagagaaaaaaaactctatacttagaataaaaaaaaacaaaaaacaatctaCTTTTTATTCTTGTGATAATATGCACATTTATTCCCACCTACTGTAGGTACCAGATTATCTTGCATTAGTTCCATCTGCCTTGTTGAAGGACACAGGTTTGTAAAAATGATCCTATTTAACAGAtaatataaactgaaaatactgtatattaccAGGTAAGATTCATCTGTAAATTGGTTTTATTATTTGCACTAGTGCATGAATCACATGAAGGTTCTCAAAACCACACCGCCAGCAGCCTGTTACCGCCGCTGACTCAGGATGAAACTGCAACAATTGATCATATTCCCTCCATGGTGCAAACACAGAGTAGGTcccaaattaaatttaaatatttttatgtttattatttgcCTCCCTGCTGTTTCACTACTATATGTTTGTCTTTAGGCATCCGTCATAACACACCAAGAATCTCACCTCAAAACCAGCCCCAGTACAGGAATGTGTTCAATGACCGTGCCAGGAGGGGCTTCTGCTACTGGATCATGGAGAGGAGAGGCCCAGCATGTAAGTACTAAGTAGCTTTGACAAAATGTCACCTATACATTAAGTATCAGCTTGGCGCGacattcacatgcacatgtgGGTGAGAGGGGAGAGATCCATACCATAAATCTGTTTCATTGCTGACTCTGCTGCTCAGCCTTCCTCCTCTGTACACTCAACCATTAAGGTTTCGAAGCTTAGAAATCCCTCCTCACTCCACCCTCCTGTGTGACTCTGACACACTATTGTGTGCAGCAGGACAGAATGAAGAACTTTATCTAATTCCTTATATCGAGAGACTTAATGTCAAGTGCACCTGTATGTCTGATAATCAGCATCTTCTGTAAGGGATGTGTATCACAAGCAGAGCTTTTAAGGACAACTTTTATAATAACTTTTGTCCCATTTGATTGTGATTAGTTTGTTAAATGGCCAGAAGACTGATGCACCTTTATTCTGTCTTTGCAGGTAAAGGTTACAGCTTTGGTGCCTACAAGACCTCTCTGGGATTACCAAAAGTCTGACAAACAAGAGTTACTGAGATTCTTTTAACTCTCTGTCCAGATTTGTTTAAGTTACTTAAAACCATATGATTTCCCTCTGGGGTAATTCATATGAGTCGGTTTACCAGAGCTCGTACACAGTTAAGATGCTGTCAGGAAGCAGTGTTCACTACCTGAACAATGATTTGCCTTTTACTGAAAAAGTTGTCGGTAAACTtgtaaattatgaaaaaaatggtTACAATTATGTGTAAAATACCATGTGGTATAACTATTGTGCactaaatttgaaaaaaataaaaatgtatgaacATCTCAAGAGGAGCTGTTATATATGTGTACTGTCTAAACCTCAACTTTGAGCTGGAAGGACATTTTCCTGCAGAGATTAATGAAGTGTCCCTTTAATATTATATTCACAATATATGTAGCTTTTGGCATAGGACATAATAACCACTATTTTGGGTCAATTTGTAGATATCTACttaggaaataaaaatgtattgttgttCACCCCTTGAGCACTTGTGGTACTAAGGTGTACCCCATTGCTGGCCATCTTCACCTtcgcttttattttgttttaatgcatttttgtttttacatcagGATTGTCTCTAAATTTGTGTAGGCTACAGTGTACATTttcttagtttgttttcattttgttttgaatgtacACGGAGCACTTTGAAACTGTATAAACCGTGCTAAATAAATTATTTGCTAGGCCAAGCCTAAAGTAGGTCATGTGTAGAGCCTGTTGCCCTGAGCACTGaacatttgctgctgttgagtAACCCAACAGGCCTGACccatacatccatccatccattgctCCAGTTAGTTGACCAGCAGATATTTTTAATGACAGGTTACACACACGTCTTGCATTGAAATGGGCTTTGTGCTTACTGATCATAATCTTTATTGTAATTGTACAAGTACAACGAAATTTTGTGAGCAGCCTCAATATGCAATATGAAAAGATAAATAGGTCAGATAAAAGGTATAGAAAATTCACAAAACTACAGTTTCACAATTTTGTAATCCCCTTTGTTACCGTTTGCTTCATTCATCCTTTCTGATCTGTAAATTATATTGTATCTGTACCTTTATGTTGCCTACCTGAACGTCAGGTGTTTTCGCTTATTGGTAAAACCTCGTTGGTAGGATTGATCTCGCGAGCCTTGTCTAAAACTAGCCGCTTGGTCGCAGTTAAACGGTTGTTTACCACCACCTAGTGGTTTACTTATGCCAATGTTttatacaattttattttaatgtcaaagacacatttttagaACTTATTCTAGTTCAGAAACTCTGTTCGCAAGAAACCGTTGAAGCTCCCAGGCAGGAACTCGGAGACTGATCCGATAAAGTGCCACTGTTTGTTATCTTCCCCCTCCTCAGTCTTTGATATTTCAATGGAGCAGAGCCGGAGACGGTAACTTCACAACTCCACAACAATTGTTCGTTAAATTCATTTAGAAACGTAGTTAGCTAACTACCTGTGTGATTAATAAGTGTAACGTCTCAATAAAAATAACCGTTAACGTGTTGTTGTAGCTAGCTAGAGTAATTATTTCACGAGCTGCAGTtggaaacagtgaaaacagctaatgttagcagttAATTGGCTAAAGTGGAGGTGCTAAGCTAACGGTCCCATTTGTTTCTGAAATCTCAACGGTGTTTGTGCAGTTTCTGcgccttttatttatttattttaccgAGGTCAGTTAAGACCAATATACCACTTCACCGAAGCCCAAAAAGCTCTGCTGCAGACAGTTTCCAAATCAGTAACTTTTAAGCTAGGTTTTACCTTCAATTTCATTTTAGCGCCTTCAATTGATTAACAAATCCAAGTACGCAGTAATAAAACGATACGTTAAAACCAGGCAAATGAGCTGGAACAGTGAATAAAATGACATGCAGGAGCGTTAAATCAGTTAAACCCAAGCTTAAAGAGtgcattttatttagtttaggATTAAAAGAGAATATTGTATCACAATCAGCAAATGCCCAATCATCCTTGGTTGACTGTGCATGTTTGGTGGGTATTTAATTTGAGATACAGACTCATCTTGCTATTGTAAACTGACATGATGCTTTCGTGATTTCACCTTGTTGCTTGCAGGATGTGCCAGATGGTCATACAGATATGTTCATTCCTTCTCTAACTGTATATTTGATTAGGATCTTAAACatggacagcagcagagagaaggtGACATTCAGGTGGAAACGAACTGCAGTCACCTCACCCACACCTCTTCAGAGGAGAGATGCTGGCTCATACACACCCTCACGCTGGAATATGTCTCCTGATGGAGATTCAAAGACTTTACCCCTCAGTGACTCCCCGGGATCCGAGGGCCTTCGAGAACTAAGTCTGGACACTCccaagagaaaagcagaggagcTGGGTGAAAACACACCCTCGTTGGGCAAAGTTAAACTGAGGAAGCTTTCCAAGAGAAATTATGAGACAATCACAATGTCAAAGGTAAATCTGTATTGTAAATCCTGTTTTGCCCATTGTCTCAAATGTGCTGTTTCATGCATTCAGTTTTGTGAAGAAATTAGCTATTTATCTGTCCCGTTGCACTGTAACCATCAGGAAAAATCTATGGGCAGCTCATTCAAGCAGCTggatgaacccacagagaaccAGGATGTATCCCCACCTCCATCTCACTCATTCAtcctgaaaaagaaagagaggacacCTGAGGAGGGATCAAAGGCTATCTACAGGATGGCAGTGATTGCTGCCCTTGGTGGCACAAATGCAAGACGCAGCTCTCCTAACATCCCCAGGACTGACGCTGACAACCTGTCTTTGCCTCTTGTATCTTCCCCTGACAAGACTGATGTACCCAGTCCAGTGTCACTTGACAGAACTGTCATAAATATTGATAAATCCAATATGAATAAATCTAAAGACAACAGTACCGTTCAGGAAGATCAGTGGTCCCCCCCTCGGGTGTTTGAAGACCTAGAAGCGCAGGGTGACAACTCTGAGCCAAAAGCAGACAGAAGGGTAAGTCAGCTAACACCTACCTGTCTTTTCTTGTAGTTTCTATCaattaaaatagttgcatatCTTCTGCTATTTTGTGTGTAATTTAAATTTTGCTTGTTTAGTTAAAGCTTTTTAGTTTTTGTAAAAGCTAAAGGGAGATGGgagactctttttttttatttctttctctcttgtttatatttttcagaGTGTTGTGCTAACAGGACCCAAGAATTTAGTTGCTCAAGACTCTTCTCAGGACAAGTTACTTGATACAGTAAATGAACCAGAAGCTGAGGACTGTGACTCATCCCTCCCCACTCTGGAATATATCCCAGAATCTTTGCCTTGTTTTACAATTTATCAGAAAGGCTTTTCTGACAGCCAGCATCAGCAGTGTCCATCAGTGAATCCCCAGGGAGTTACTAATGAAACCACTGCTCTCATAGTTGCTCCTGCTGAGGACGAGGAGCTTTTCTCACCGCCACAGAGGACAGTTTTCATCTCATCCAAGCAGCCACCAAACACCAGCCCCTCAAAGGCTTCAAGAGCTGAGACAAATAATTTTCGCTCCTCCAACACAAAGGCCTGTTTATCGGATCCCTTTGCTCTGCCACTACTCTCAAATAGGGGAGTATCGAAACCATACTTGAAATCAACAACGACACGCAGGCAGTCAGATGCTGGCTCCAACATACATTACCCCCCCTACTCTTTTACTCATGGTGGCACTCCTAAGAGAAGATTTTCCCTGGGGGCAGAACCTGTATGGACCAGTTACCCCTATCTGGACAATCAAGTTGGTTTCATAGACACACACTGCCATATAGACATGCTCTATGGGAAACTTGGCTTCCGTGGAACATTCAGCAGTTTTCGACGGCTTTACCAGAGCAGCTTTCCATCTGAGTTTCAAGGGTGTATCGCCGACTTCTGCAACCCAGGGATCATGGTGAAGGAGGGCCTGTGGGAAGGTTTGCTCACTGAGGATTTGGTCTGGGGGGCATTTGGGTGCCACCCCCACTTTGCCAAAGAGTACTCGAGTGTCCAAGAACACAACATACTGACGGCCATGCGACATCCGAAAGCTGTGGCATTTGGTGAGATGGGGCTGGATTACTCACACAAAAACTCAACTAACACCTCCAGGCAAAAAGAGGTACGTTTGTTGTCCAgtaactgtttgtgttgttttatctttttcaaGTGGCCTGAAATCTATTGTGGTGAATGGAATAATGATATTGAAAAAAATTGTaatgaatgttgtgtttcatgttttgtttctctgtttttctgagaAGGTGTTTGAACGTCAGCTCCGTTTGGCTGTGGCCATGCAGAAGCCTCTTGTGATCCACTGCAGAGACGCAGATGATGATTTATTGGAAATCATGAAGAAGTGTGTTCCCAGGGAATACAAAattcacaggtgtgtgtgcattttacaTCACATTCTCATATATTTCTTTACTTCTTtgtcaacatgaaaaaatgttaaaggtTAGTATTCTGTTATATTTAGTTCTAAGTTATAATCCCCAGGATTTTCACCAAATCAAATACTATTTATGGttggattattattttttttgcaatatCTATTTATATGTGCATTCATTAATTATCTCTATACAGTAGTTTTAATTGTTGATGGAAGAATCCATCATTCCTGTGCTGGGTTTAAACTGCCAACCTACACACAAGGGCTTGGCAGGCAGTTATGCAGCATGTAATCCAGTGTTACTGTTTGGTtcacattttaagattttaattgGCAATGTGCAGTATATTTATAAATGTGGTTAGCGCTCACTGTGATTGTTCATTAAGGATACATATGGCAAACAATggtcattttcagcatttttggctgtggattagttttttttaaatttcctccAAATCAGCTTGACCTGAAATCTGAATTTTCAATGATCTTAAACATGCAAAGTAATATGTATTTTATCAGTgaattttctgtgttgttttttatgtggTTTACAGGCATTGTTTCACAAACAGTTATCCAGTCATTGAGCCCTTCCTGACAGAGTTCCCCAACTTGTATGTGGGCTTCACAGCCTTGATCACCTACTCCAGGGCCACTGAGGCCCGAGATGCTGTCCGCAAGATCCCTCTTAACCGTATTGTGTTGGAGACAGATGCACCTTATTTCCTGCCAAGACAGGTACGTTTAAATCGAGCAAAactctgaaaatgtttcacaattCCAAGAATGGATAAAGACAGACTGGTACAGGTATTGATTATTGGTACGATATATCAGCTATTGGCCATTTAGGACTAAAATTATTGATAGTGATTttcaaaaatatacagtatattgtttgTCTCATTCTTAACAGGTGAGTAAAGATGTCTGCCGGTTTTCACATCCTGGAATGGGCATCCACACTCTGCAGGAGCTGAGCCTGCTTAAGGGAGAGGACATGGCCACTGTCCTCACCACCGTCCGAAACAACACCACCCAACTCTATGGAATATGATCTGCAGAGATGATGGATCAAAAAACTATCCAGcaagaaaagacagagtgagagttTCTGGAGCTTGTTTGTGacacataaatattttatatggCTTTTTGTTAGATGTTAGTTGTTAATCCTCTGTGTGGTGATGTTGTACAGAGAAGCATTCTCATTTTAAACAACCTGAAAGATTCACAAATTGATCTTTCACCtaataaaaggcaaaaaaaaaaacttgactgaAATGAACATACATTATTGTTTATCTagtcatttttcatcatcaaaatgattttctaAGACATTCTAGTTTTAAGTTATTGTTCTCGCTGTGTTGCCTTGCCTTGTTctaatttgtctgtgtgtttgccttgTCTGGCCACTGTGTAGTCTAGTTTGGTTTAATACAGTGCAGATGTATTAAAAAGCCTTCAATTCTGCTCCTTCATTCTTGCATTAATGGTTTTTGATTTACTCATTAATTCACGTAAGTGCTGAATGAAGAGCACACGAAAATGGAGATgacagaaagtaaaatgtcatcTGTGACAGCGAAGTAAACACGTGAGATGCCCACCTTGAACAAAGCTGATTCTCTGCTGAAAAAAGGAAGAGGCTGTGAGACTGGTCCATTAGCTTGTTTTATGCAACTCTATTCATCACACACATTTGGcttgagtgttttttattttgagaatgATTAGGCTAGAATATGCCATCTTAGGATAGGATTAATGGTAGATGGAGAGATGTGTCTCTCTTCAGGTTTGACAAGAAAGATGTgtgaaaatatatacatttcCCCTTTTGGCAGGTTGTCAATAAATGCCTAGTTTCGAGGACTTTTCCAGAATGTAGGGCAGAACACATTTTGTTCGTGattgtatatctgtgtgtagAAAAGGCTACAAGGTggaacacaacacagacacaagcatCGGGGCAGTATGTGCTTTGTTGTGTTTGACCTAGTTCCTGAGATTTAAACAGGAAGTTTTGCAACCTTGTTCAGGGAGCTGGTAATTCAATGTTCtcaacatgaataaaacaacaatagTTCAAACTGTGGTCACAGTTGTAAATGTGGAGACCTGCAGGAAGCAGTTAAACCAGGACACGAGAGAGTTTTGACCGCACAAAGGTGCAGCTCATTTAGGAGGTGAATGACTAACTCTTATTATTTGCAACTTAAGAGCCACTCTCAACTTTATTACctaataaaagagaaaaaaacatacccctgatattttcttttgtttaggATCCACTCAAAgatgagacagacacagaaagttAATTGATGCTTTATTTCTACAGGCACATGCGAGCCTCTGAGGGGAAATAAGGACTGATTGTACAGTGCATTCTGGACTGGTGTAGCATGGGTGTTTTTAATTCTGAATTACAGTAGATTATCATACAGATATGAATATCAGTAATTCATCTAAAGCACAGGAGAGTTTTGAAAAATAGAATATCATACGTGACTTAATAATGAATGTCTGTGAGACATTAATTTCACTGCAGTTTTAGACAATTAGATGCTGAAGTTCATGAACAGTAGTTTGATGAAATAATTTAAACTCATGTTCCATATGTAACAATAGTCAAACTGCATTATTTGTAATTCATATTCAACCATGTTATCTCTTGAGTTAAGATTATGTTGTTAAATCATACACATGGTTTTACCTTCtgaacagattttattttgtaatgattTGGACATTGGTCATGTCTGCCTGATTTAATGGTACAGATTGTAGATTATTTAGGAACAGTCTGAGTAACAGTGTTTTAAGAGCTTTAAATCTAAAGAACACAATGAGCTTTGAAAGAAATGAGACAAGCACAGGAACTACAGGAAATGGACACTTATTTTCACTCATATACTAATGATCACTATCTAATGAAGCTGAAGTTGGAAGGCAGTGAGACAGCAAATTTTAAAATCTTGTCCACAATCTTCACAGTTGTGATGGtctctctgaaaacaaaaaaagagattatgttaaaagaacatttaacattgtacatttgattattttgtcagcCAAAGGGAACTTTGTTGTGCATAAACCAGAGGTGTTGGTTGGGCGtacctgctgtctctgtgtttcccagCAGACGTTGAATGATCTCCTGCAGCACCACGCCGTACTCCTCAAAGTCCTCTGCTGTCATGGTGATGCCAATTTCAAAGGGGGCACTCACCTactcagaggagaggaagaccATAAAATAGCTACAGGGTGATTTTAGTTGGTGTTCTGTGGTCATGAACATGATTTCCACTCACCGTGATGTGGTTGTCCCCAGTGGGTTGACTGGGCTCCTCCATGACTTGGCGGCCGACTCTAGACGACTTCCCCTTGTTCTGTGTTTGACccagaaaaataacagaaacctCATCTCAGCCTTACACTTTTtattgctgcttcttttttttcaatgaatCCTAACAGAAAATAACCTACCTGAGGTTTTTGTGAAGGGCTGAGAAAGCTGGAGCCTGCGCTGGTCGATTTGCACCACAAGGTCAgagaacacaacagaaaaaccaGCAGAcaggtgtttctttttaaaaacatgatggaaCAAATATCTCCTCTGCTTGATCTAccacacacaaaatgatgaagCAACCTACAGggttaaaagattaaaaatctaATCTGCTGCTATCAATCTGATATTGGCTCAGATCATAGTTCCTTTTCCTTAAGATGGTCAAGAGTGCTGTGTCTGGCTTCATACCTTTATATACCTTCCATCCTCTTTCATACAGGGTTATATCTTGGTAACACTGGACTGTTCAAATGTTTAAATTGATAACAAAGTAGAAATTTCTCTGTTGTGTCCTGCTGATCATTGTATCTATTCAATGGGGTGATGGAGATAATAGTATTGCAGTCACAGAGATACTGATAAAATGGGCTGTTCTGCATGTGTACAGCAACATTACAAGACTGGACTGTAATACACTGAATATGGAATTAATCGCTAATAGTGTTTGCTCAGTCAACATGTCATGCTGCCATTTCTGAAACAGCTTAATTTCCAGTTTTCAGCAGGTCAGACATAATACTAGAATTTCCACTATTAATGCACTAGGTTGATACTAAATGTTTTAATCTCTAAATATTGCACAAAGGTGCAGGTCAGGTCAGAGGATCCTAACCTGACCATATCATGATCTTGATCTCATGCTGGGACCTCTCCATGAGAGCTGCAGTCtagagagagggatagaaaaGGCAGTGATGAAGAGGCAGGTCCATTATGAGAATAACAGGGGGgaaatattcagatcatttgtaaaacatttcatCTCCTCGTTTGACACGGAGGCCTGGACTGGGCTCCTGTTTCCGTTCCTATGTTCCTAGTGTCCTATAATACCCTGATTTATATGGAGTGGGATAGTGGGAACATGACAGAGGCTCGCTCGGGGTCCTGCATTCTCCAGATCTATATAACACTTAATGATAACCTGAAAAAGAAGTTCCCCAGCTCTGTATTCACATAATATAACATGGGCTATTGTGGGAACTCATCAAACTCATCTGGGTCAGGGACAGGGGTTAGGACTGTGTTTATATGACTGTTTTGAAAACCTTGTTCCgatggaaaaaaaactggaTAATATTTACGAAATATATTAACTTGAAAGGAGTCAAATTTGATGCGTGTTAACAGAATATTGAACTGGGGGACATAAGAGGAATATAAGACCCTGGTAAGCTATGGTGATGTGGTTACCGTGGTAACGACACTAGATGGCAGTAAAACAATATTTGACCGGCGAGAGAAACACCAACGAAGAAGTCCGGGTACGTTAACACAGCAGTGACCTGGAGATATTGCAGTGTCGAGAggattaaacaaacatggatAAAAAGAAGAAACCCTTCGACGTGACTGCTTCGTCGGTGAGTTCCCTACATTTATAAACACTTTATTGACACCCTGAGTGGCTGTATGACGTTTAATTGAATTGTAATAACAGCTAGCTGACTTGCTGTCAGGCTAGCAGCAACTAGCAGCTAACATATAGAGTTGTAGTTGTGTTTGCTAGAGAATAAACACTTATTTATACTCGTATTTCTcgatctttttttcttacagttaGTGGACCTTAAAGCTGAACTGTACAGGAAGCAGGAGCAATTCAAACAGGACAAGCTTGGGCAAGAAAATGCTGGTGCTGGATTCAAACCAAAATCTAAAGTGAAGGTACAGTATATGTTATTTAAGGGCATATTTTCACCTGCTCGTATAATCAGAGGTAGGGATCTCTAACCTGCATATTTTATCTCTGTGCTCTTGTGTAGAAACCCAGTGTCTGGAACAAACAAAACGCTGGTGTTTCAGCAAGGGCTGAGAAAGATGCAGAGCAGCTGGCCGAGGAGCAGCGCAGTCTCGATACATCAAAGTGAGTTCAGCACATATTCAAGAGTATTTACTGCCTTAACATGCAGGTGATCAAAACATCTGACTTCTCACTCCTGCTTTCACAACAGACGCAAGTTGGAGGAGAAGGCCAGACTCTACGAGCAGATGACAAAAGGAGACTTTCCAGGTTGGTGAAGTATAAATTATACCCTCCTGATATTCTGTTGGACAGCAAATTGTATTCATGTTGTATTGAATTTGTCTTGTAATGTGtcagatgaagagacagagggtcTGTTCCTGGTTGATTTCACTCAGAAGATTATTGACAAAAAGAGAGCAACACTCGCACAGCgggatgcagagagagaggaggatgacgaTGGAGACAGCTCAACACCTATACCCGCTCCTCAAAACCCAGACGAGGAATGGTACTGTCTGATCAATTTAGCTTTGGAAAtatgtagtttgtttttatgttgcttAAAAGTATGTGTTAATCTTATCAGCAAAAAACTctgataaaaaatgtaaaaatgtattcataatGTATTTGGAAGTGTTGCTGTattaaacaatgaaaaaactGTTAGTAAACTGTTCTCCTGCTGTGATTTTTCTCTGTAGGGTGGACTATGTGGACGCTTTGGGCCGTTCTCGAAGATGCATGAAGAAAGACCTGCCAGAATTTAAGAAAATGGACCAAGATCTGAAAGGAAAAGGGTGGATACAACATTCCACAAATAAATAACACTTTTAAGATATAggcagtattttttaaaatggggTGATACTGAGAACTACAACTCTATGATTATTCCATGTAGAAAAGTCTCATCTGAGAAGACCTTACTCTCAGAGGACATGCGTCGAGAGCTGCAGAGGCaggagtgggagagggaggaggaggaggctatGAAGAGGCCTGTTGGACCCATCCACTACGAGGATATCAGAGGACAAGGTTACTATCAAAGCATTTTCCACAACTACTCTGCTCGCATTTGAGATCGAGGGTTTTAGTTTCCAAaccttttgtctgtttgttcatcTCAGAGGCTCGAGAACTTGGTGTGGGCTACTTTGCATTCTCCCATGATGAAGAGCAGCgcagaaagcagagagacacTCTGGACATGCTCAGAGACCAGGTGAGCATCCAGTATAAACATGCCTCCCTCCTCACTCCTAGTTCCACATAGATGGCCGTATAGACCTTTTATATTTATCTTGTTTTACTCATCAACTGTCAACCATCAACCAGCAGCTTTGGTCATGCTGCTACACACTTAGTCCTTGTGTGCTTCATGCAGTGAATATAAGCTATTTACAGTCTAGTTAAAACCCATGATTCATGACTCTTTGGGTTTTGCTCAACCTTTGTTTCTCCTTTGCATCTGTCCTGTTCTTCAGACAACAGAGCAGCGCAGTAAAAGAGAACGGCTGAAGGAGAAGAGGCAGGCTATGCTGCAGGCCCGGCTGGCCAaggtgaggcagaggaagatgaagaaatcCAAGCTGGATGGCACtgaagaagagcagagagaagaggagaatgaAGGTTGGTTTTGTACCGCAGAAGTTGAGCTGTTTGTGTATCAGGTCAGTTTATATACTGCATTTTAGTGGTCTCATGAATGTTAATAAGATTTCTGTAATTTGGTTCTCCcaggacaggaagaggaggatgatttGATAGGTTCCCCGCCTCCACCAGAGGACGCCCCAGAAGTCAGCATAGTGAAGAAGGTGGAAGTGGAGATCCAGGAGAGGAGGGACACTAAACCAGGAGTTCCTCATGTCAGAGAATGGGACAGAGGCAAAGGTAAACCTTAttatttaaatgtctgtgttaAAAATGCTGAATTAATTTCCTTAATGT of Lates calcarifer isolate ASB-BC8 linkage group LG12, TLL_Latcal_v3, whole genome shotgun sequence contains these proteins:
- the ccdc174 gene encoding coiled-coil domain-containing protein 174, translating into MDKKKKPFDVTASSLVDLKAELYRKQEQFKQDKLGQENAGAGFKPKSKVKKPSVWNKQNAGVSARAEKDAEQLAEEQRSLDTSKRKLEEKARLYEQMTKGDFPDEETEGLFLVDFTQKIIDKKRATLAQRDAEREEDDDGDSSTPIPAPQNPDEEWVDYVDALGRSRRCMKKDLPEFKKMDQDLKGKGKVSSEKTLLSEDMRRELQRQEWEREEEEAMKRPVGPIHYEDIRGQEARELGVGYFAFSHDEEQRRKQRDTLDMLRDQTTEQRSKRERLKEKRQAMLQARLAKVRQRKMKKSKLDGTEEEQREEENEGQEEEDDLIGSPPPPEDAPEVSIVKKVEVEIQERRDTKPGVPHVREWDRGKEFMFSEWKTRCRDERDSEFAPPSAYFTDEKRQRPGMNKTQENKSKMSFKWTKGPGGISESKEEPQPQPETTPSPPPPPPPPQQDHPAPPQPQTSSQPPPSNPPVVSAPVSAPPFHPQYPPPLFYPPFPPPHPPQFAGPPHLPPHFPLQYPPHYPPQYLPQYTPQYPPQPQSQSQPQQPAEPTDHNQAQQLPQGPSQSLDDMLSFYRNST